Proteins from a genomic interval of Rosa chinensis cultivar Old Blush chromosome 2, RchiOBHm-V2, whole genome shotgun sequence:
- the LOC112183502 gene encoding uncharacterized protein LOC112183502 isoform X2, with translation MTSMKEPPLSRGKKPTTTNHTQQPKKLKLVCSFNGAFHPRPPSGKLRYIGGETRIISVDRNVGFSKLRSKIAGLSPNIASFIIKYQLPELGSSSGAAPLVRVDSDDDVRRMVEAFEKLDCYGKSARLWLFVCSNSNGYSNGVGPGHGVGSETRTRVEGEKAAVKKHGDESLRKMVLKQQLLAKQSGLVRGFGFSESDMEVGGLGETRKREVYEPLLIDLDPDRDEPKMGELNSAQFSVARSNPLNLRDVNLRVDQALGRSGSQVLCNGVGPADQSVSAVQGLEPVNYSGVKPGCNDCDVKKDVGKNGIANVNRENIMPWGASCNLVKDGLSCHSCGDSPLETVNPLYAGDRVCGGLNSSIRNHRFGANDTGHQRYNPFCVRNHKSNTAEMGNHLTVRLDGRLSTRKCFLGLRPHMSIAKQGQSVRVYHPNSWRHYAGFSEDALAERVRMMNSSSIKDRSLSGVQHTNQKRIKEYGPGRLQHMNVNPKEYCVGYYGAFTRVGDQSLLNCDVTDNLFPSVRTMDTQENLVTVSSFGKYESVHGVSSKCEPIHRDLDKETCLKDIVNCRNTSGTIDNKLPNEETVINSSGNSKNGSNDMQDSYNGVTCSVNISLRNLSLSKEVEGPQLSSHASCVVTSDTLLKPQDLRDEGQFILGPQVKESNRVASNPSSQNSAKIEKCSVHVEEVRQDPSSSLSFTEEANHGESLNYSKVIGGTSNDLAALYTHLATRELQCCVQPFQTIKNSDLEFIKELGSGTYGTVYHGKWKGSNVAIKKIKPSCFTDGVLEDRLLADFWKEAHILGQLHHPNVVAFYGVVTDGPVTNLATVTEYMVNGSLKQVLRRKDRTIDRRKRLILAMDAAFGMEYLHEKSIVHFDLKSHNFLVNMRDPQRPVCKIGDLGLSKIKQRTLVSGGVRGTVPWMAPELLNSNSKNNLVTEKVDVYSFGIVMWELLTGEEPYANLRSEEIIVGIIKGSLRPEIPSWCDPTWKSLMERCWSSDPESRPPFSEISKELRAMSAAMNIK, from the exons atgaCCTCCATGAAAGAACCACCTCTCTCTCGTGGCAAAAAGCCCACTACTACCAACCACACCCAGCAGCCCAAGAAGCTCAAGCTCGTCTGCAGCTTCAACGGCGCATTCCACCCCCGGCCGCCATCCGGGAAGCTCCGCTACATCGGCGGCGAGACCCGGATCATCTCCGTTGACCGGAACGTCGGGTTCTCCAAGCTCCGGTCGAAGATTGCCGGTCTCTCCCCCAACATTGCCTCCTTCATCATCAAGTACCAGCTCCCCGAATTAGGATCGAGCTCTGGCGCCGCCCCGCTTGTCCGCGTCGACTCCGACGACGACGTCCGACGCATGGTGGAAGCGTTCGAGAAGCTCGATTGCTACGGTAAGTCCGCCAGACTCTGGCTCTTTGTTTGTAGCAATAGCAATGGATATAGTAACGGAGTCGGACCGGGTCATGGGGTTGGGTCAGAGACCCGGACCCGGGTGGAGGGTGAGAAGGCGGCGGTTAAGAAACACGGCGATGAATCACTGAGGAAGATGGTGTTGAAGCAGCAATTGCTGGCCAAGCAATCGGGTTTGGTTCGTGGGTTTGGTTTTAGTGAGAGTGATATGGAGGTTGGTGGCTTGGGTGAGACTAGGAAACGTGAGGTGTATGAACCTCTGCTTATAGATTTAGACCCTGATCGTGATGAACCGAAAATGGGGGAGTTGAATTCTGCTCAGTTTTCAGTGGCTAGGTCTAATCCATTGAACCTTAGAGATGTGAATTTGAGGGTTGATCAAGCTTTGGGGAGGTCTGGTAGTCAGGTTTTGTGTAATGGGGTTGGACCGGCTGATCAGTCAGTCTCGGCAGTGCAGGGTTTGGAACCGGTGAATTACTCTGGTGTGAAGCCGGGGTGTAATGATTGTGATGTTAAGAAGGATGTGGGGAAGAATGGAATTGCTAACGTGAACAGAGAGAACATTATGCCTTGGGGAGCCAGTTGTAATTTAGTGAAGGATGGTTTGAGTTGTCATTCTTGTGGGGATTCTCCGCTGGAAACTGTGAATCCGTTGTATGCCGGTGATAGGGTGTGTGGTGGCTTAAATAGCAGCATTAGGAACCATAGGTTTGGTGCGAATGATACTGGACATCAGCGGTATAATCCATTTTGTGTTAGGAACCATAAGAGCAACACAGCTGAGATGGGGAACCATCTAACTGTTAGATTGGATGGGAGGCTTTCGACAAGGAAATGCTTCCTTGGACTTAGGCCACATATGAGCATTGCAAAGCAGGGGCAGTCTGTGAGAGTGTATCATCCCAATTCATGGAGGCATTATGCTGGTTTTTCGGAGGATGCATTGGCAGAAAGGGTGAGGATGATGAATTCTAGCTCAATCAAAGACAGGTCCTTGAGTGGTGTCCAACATACTAATCAGAAGCGAATTAAAGAGTATGGCCCTGGACGTTTACAGCACATGAATGTGAATCCCAAGGAATATTGCGTAGGTTATTATGGTGCGTTTACTAGAGTGGGTGATCAATCACTCTTGAACTGTGATGTTACTGACAATTTGTTTCCATCTGTGAGGACTATGGACACTCAGGAAAATCTCGTAACTGTTTCTAGTTTTGGAAAGTACGAAAGTGTTCATGGAGTGAGCAGCAAATGCGAGCCTATTCATCGTGATCTTGACAAGGAGACATGCCTGAAAGACATTGTGAACTGTCGTAACACCTCTGGCACTATTGATAATAAGTTGCCTAATGAGGAAACAGTCATCAATTCTTCAGGCAATTCTAAAAATGGCAGTAATGACATGCAAGATTCATATAATGGAGTAACATGTTCAGTGAATATTTCTTTGCGTAACCTTTCACTGTCCAAAGAAGTGGAAGGTCCTCAGCTCTCTTCTCATGCTAGCTGTGTGGTGACTTCTGATACCTTGCTAAAACCTCAAGATCTCAGGGATGAAGGACAATTTATCTTGGGTCCTCAAGTCAAGGAATCAAATAGAGTTGCATCTAATCCTTCATCCCAGAATTCAGCTAAGATAGAGAAATGCAGTGTGCATGTTGAGGAGGTCCGACAGGACCCTTCATCTAGTTTAAGCTTCACCGAGGAG GCCAACCATGGAGAAAGTCTTAATTACTCTAAAGTAATTGGTGGAACCTCCAACGATCTGGCTGCACTTTATACTCATCTAGCCACTCGAGAGCTACAG TGTTGTGTTCAACCTTTTCAGACTATCAAAAACTCTGACCTTGAGTTTATAAAAGAGCTTGGTTCGGGCACATATGGAACAGTTTACCATGGGAAATGGAAGGGGTCTAATGTTGCCATAAAAAAGATCAAGCCAAGTTGCTTTACAGATGGCGTATTGGAGGATCGATTG CTTGCTGACTTTTGGAAGGAAGCTCATATCTTAGGTCAACTTCACCATCCAAACGTTGTGGCATTCTATGGTGTAGTGACAGATGGACCAGTGACAAATTTGGCAACGGTGACAGAGTACATGGTGAATGGCTCCTTAAAACAAGTTTTGCGAAGGAAAGATCG GACTATTGATCGTAGGAAGAGGTTGATATTAGCAATGGATGCAGCCTTTGGTATGGAATATCTTCACGAGAAGAGCATAGTCCATTTTGATTTGAAATCACATAACTTTCTAGTGAATATGAGGGATCCTCAGCGACCAGTGTGCAAG ATTGGTGATCTGGGATTATCAAAAATCAAGCAGAGGACACTCGTCTCTGGTGGCGTACGAGGCACCGTACCATGGATGGCCCCAGAACTTTTGAACAGCAACAGCAAGAACAATTTGGTGACGGAAAAA GTTGATGTATATTCATTTGGAATTGTTATGTGGGAACTGTTGACTGGGGAGGAGCCTTACGCAAACTTGCGCTCAGAGGAAATAATAG TTGGTATAATCAAAGGCAGTCTCCGTCCTGAAATACCAAGCTGGTGTGATCCAACATGGAAATCATTGATGGAGAGATGTTGGTCATCTGATCCAGAATCTAGGCCGCCCTtctcagaaatctcaaaggagTTGCGTGCAATGTCTGCTGCTATGAACATCAAGTGA
- the LOC112183502 gene encoding uncharacterized protein LOC112183502 isoform X4: MTSMKEPPLSRGKKPTTTNHTQQPKKLKLVCSFNGAFHPRPPSGKLRYIGGETRIISVDRNVGFSKLRSKIAGLSPNIASFIIKYQLPELGSSSGAAPLVRVDSDDDVRRMVEAFEKLDCYGKSARLWLFVCSNSNGYSNGVGPGHGVGSETRTRVEGEKAAVKKHGDESLRKMVLKQQLLAKQSGLVRGFGFSESDMEVGGLGETRKREVYEPLLIDLDPDRDEPKMGELNSAQFSVARSNPLNLRDVNLRVDQALGRSGSQVLCNGVGPADQSVSAVQGLEPVNYSGVKPGCNDCDVKKDVGKNGIANVNRENIMPWGASCNLVKDGLSCHSCGDSPLETVNPLYAGDRVCGGLNSSIRNHRFGANDTGHQRYNPFCVRNHKSNTAEMGNHLTVRLDGRLSTRKCFLGLRPHMSIAKQGQSVRVYHPNSWRHYAGFSEDALAERVRMMNSSSIKDRSLSGVQHTNQKRIKEYGPGRLQHMNVNPKEYCVGYYGAFTRVGDQSLLNCDVTDNLFPSVRTMDTQENLVTVSSFGKYESVHGVSSKCEPIHRDLDKETCLKDIVNCRNTSGTIDNKLPNEETVINSSGNSKNGSNDMQDSYNGVTCSVNISLRNLSLSKEVEGPQLSSHASCVVTSDTLLKPQDLRDEGQFILGPQVKESNRVASNPSSQNSAKIEKCSVHVEEVRQDPSSSLSFTEEANHGESLNYSKVIGGTSNDLAALYTHLATRELQTIKNSDLEFIKELGSGTYGTVYHGKWKGSNVAIKKIKPSCFTDGVLEDRLLADFWKEAHILGQLHHPNVVAFYGVVTDGPVTNLATVTEYMVNGSLKQVLRRKDRTIDRRKRLILAMDAAFGMEYLHEKSIVHFDLKSHNFLVNMRDPQRPVCKIGDLGLSKIKQRTLVSGGVRGTVPWMAPELLNSNSKNNLVTEKVDVYSFGIVMWELLTGEEPYANLRSEEIIVGIIKGSLRPEIPSWCDPTWKSLMERCWSSDPESRPPFSEISKELRAMSAAMNIK, from the exons atgaCCTCCATGAAAGAACCACCTCTCTCTCGTGGCAAAAAGCCCACTACTACCAACCACACCCAGCAGCCCAAGAAGCTCAAGCTCGTCTGCAGCTTCAACGGCGCATTCCACCCCCGGCCGCCATCCGGGAAGCTCCGCTACATCGGCGGCGAGACCCGGATCATCTCCGTTGACCGGAACGTCGGGTTCTCCAAGCTCCGGTCGAAGATTGCCGGTCTCTCCCCCAACATTGCCTCCTTCATCATCAAGTACCAGCTCCCCGAATTAGGATCGAGCTCTGGCGCCGCCCCGCTTGTCCGCGTCGACTCCGACGACGACGTCCGACGCATGGTGGAAGCGTTCGAGAAGCTCGATTGCTACGGTAAGTCCGCCAGACTCTGGCTCTTTGTTTGTAGCAATAGCAATGGATATAGTAACGGAGTCGGACCGGGTCATGGGGTTGGGTCAGAGACCCGGACCCGGGTGGAGGGTGAGAAGGCGGCGGTTAAGAAACACGGCGATGAATCACTGAGGAAGATGGTGTTGAAGCAGCAATTGCTGGCCAAGCAATCGGGTTTGGTTCGTGGGTTTGGTTTTAGTGAGAGTGATATGGAGGTTGGTGGCTTGGGTGAGACTAGGAAACGTGAGGTGTATGAACCTCTGCTTATAGATTTAGACCCTGATCGTGATGAACCGAAAATGGGGGAGTTGAATTCTGCTCAGTTTTCAGTGGCTAGGTCTAATCCATTGAACCTTAGAGATGTGAATTTGAGGGTTGATCAAGCTTTGGGGAGGTCTGGTAGTCAGGTTTTGTGTAATGGGGTTGGACCGGCTGATCAGTCAGTCTCGGCAGTGCAGGGTTTGGAACCGGTGAATTACTCTGGTGTGAAGCCGGGGTGTAATGATTGTGATGTTAAGAAGGATGTGGGGAAGAATGGAATTGCTAACGTGAACAGAGAGAACATTATGCCTTGGGGAGCCAGTTGTAATTTAGTGAAGGATGGTTTGAGTTGTCATTCTTGTGGGGATTCTCCGCTGGAAACTGTGAATCCGTTGTATGCCGGTGATAGGGTGTGTGGTGGCTTAAATAGCAGCATTAGGAACCATAGGTTTGGTGCGAATGATACTGGACATCAGCGGTATAATCCATTTTGTGTTAGGAACCATAAGAGCAACACAGCTGAGATGGGGAACCATCTAACTGTTAGATTGGATGGGAGGCTTTCGACAAGGAAATGCTTCCTTGGACTTAGGCCACATATGAGCATTGCAAAGCAGGGGCAGTCTGTGAGAGTGTATCATCCCAATTCATGGAGGCATTATGCTGGTTTTTCGGAGGATGCATTGGCAGAAAGGGTGAGGATGATGAATTCTAGCTCAATCAAAGACAGGTCCTTGAGTGGTGTCCAACATACTAATCAGAAGCGAATTAAAGAGTATGGCCCTGGACGTTTACAGCACATGAATGTGAATCCCAAGGAATATTGCGTAGGTTATTATGGTGCGTTTACTAGAGTGGGTGATCAATCACTCTTGAACTGTGATGTTACTGACAATTTGTTTCCATCTGTGAGGACTATGGACACTCAGGAAAATCTCGTAACTGTTTCTAGTTTTGGAAAGTACGAAAGTGTTCATGGAGTGAGCAGCAAATGCGAGCCTATTCATCGTGATCTTGACAAGGAGACATGCCTGAAAGACATTGTGAACTGTCGTAACACCTCTGGCACTATTGATAATAAGTTGCCTAATGAGGAAACAGTCATCAATTCTTCAGGCAATTCTAAAAATGGCAGTAATGACATGCAAGATTCATATAATGGAGTAACATGTTCAGTGAATATTTCTTTGCGTAACCTTTCACTGTCCAAAGAAGTGGAAGGTCCTCAGCTCTCTTCTCATGCTAGCTGTGTGGTGACTTCTGATACCTTGCTAAAACCTCAAGATCTCAGGGATGAAGGACAATTTATCTTGGGTCCTCAAGTCAAGGAATCAAATAGAGTTGCATCTAATCCTTCATCCCAGAATTCAGCTAAGATAGAGAAATGCAGTGTGCATGTTGAGGAGGTCCGACAGGACCCTTCATCTAGTTTAAGCTTCACCGAGGAG GCCAACCATGGAGAAAGTCTTAATTACTCTAAAGTAATTGGTGGAACCTCCAACGATCTGGCTGCACTTTATACTCATCTAGCCACTCGAGAGCTACAG ACTATCAAAAACTCTGACCTTGAGTTTATAAAAGAGCTTGGTTCGGGCACATATGGAACAGTTTACCATGGGAAATGGAAGGGGTCTAATGTTGCCATAAAAAAGATCAAGCCAAGTTGCTTTACAGATGGCGTATTGGAGGATCGATTG CTTGCTGACTTTTGGAAGGAAGCTCATATCTTAGGTCAACTTCACCATCCAAACGTTGTGGCATTCTATGGTGTAGTGACAGATGGACCAGTGACAAATTTGGCAACGGTGACAGAGTACATGGTGAATGGCTCCTTAAAACAAGTTTTGCGAAGGAAAGATCG GACTATTGATCGTAGGAAGAGGTTGATATTAGCAATGGATGCAGCCTTTGGTATGGAATATCTTCACGAGAAGAGCATAGTCCATTTTGATTTGAAATCACATAACTTTCTAGTGAATATGAGGGATCCTCAGCGACCAGTGTGCAAG ATTGGTGATCTGGGATTATCAAAAATCAAGCAGAGGACACTCGTCTCTGGTGGCGTACGAGGCACCGTACCATGGATGGCCCCAGAACTTTTGAACAGCAACAGCAAGAACAATTTGGTGACGGAAAAA GTTGATGTATATTCATTTGGAATTGTTATGTGGGAACTGTTGACTGGGGAGGAGCCTTACGCAAACTTGCGCTCAGAGGAAATAATAG TTGGTATAATCAAAGGCAGTCTCCGTCCTGAAATACCAAGCTGGTGTGATCCAACATGGAAATCATTGATGGAGAGATGTTGGTCATCTGATCCAGAATCTAGGCCGCCCTtctcagaaatctcaaaggagTTGCGTGCAATGTCTGCTGCTATGAACATCAAGTGA
- the LOC112183502 gene encoding uncharacterized protein LOC112183502 isoform X1, whose protein sequence is MTSMKEPPLSRGKKPTTTNHTQQPKKLKLVCSFNGAFHPRPPSGKLRYIGGETRIISVDRNVGFSKLRSKIAGLSPNIASFIIKYQLPELGSSSGAAPLVRVDSDDDVRRMVEAFEKLDCYGKSARLWLFVCSNSNGYSNGVGPGHGVGSETRTRVEGEKAAVKKHGDESLRKMVLKQQLLAKQSGLVRGFGFSESDMEVGGLGETRKREVYEPLLIDLDPDRDEPKMGELNSAQFSVARSNPLNLRDVNLRVDQALGRSGSQVLCNGVGPADQSVSAVQGLEPVNYSGVKPGCNDCDVKKDVGKNGIANVNRENIMPWGASCNLVKDGLSCHSCGDSPLETVNPLYAGDRVCGGLNSSIRNHRFGANDTGHQRYNPFCVRNHKSNTAEMGNHLTVRLDGRLSTRKCFLGLRPHMSIAKQGQSVRVYHPNSWRHYAGFSEDALAERVRMMNSSSIKDRSLSGVQHTNQKRIKEYGPGRLQHMNVNPKEYCVGYYGAFTRVGDQSLLNCDVTDNLFPSVRTMDTQENLVTVSSFGKYESVHGVSSKCEPIHRDLDKETCLKDIVNCRNTSGTIDNKLPNEETVINSSGNSKNGSNDMQDSYNGVTCSVNISLRNLSLSKEVEGPQLSSHASCVVTSDTLLKPQDLRDEGQFILGPQVKESNRVASNPSSQNSAKIEKCSVHVEEVRQDPSSSLSFTEEANHGESLNYSKVIGGTSNDLAALYTHLATRELQCCVQPFQTIKNSDLEFIKELGSGTYGTVYHGKWKGSNVAIKKIKPSCFTDGVLEDRLLADFWKEAHILGQLHHPNVVAFYGVVTDGPVTNLATVTEYMVNGSLKQVLRRKDRQNLYRTIDRRKRLILAMDAAFGMEYLHEKSIVHFDLKSHNFLVNMRDPQRPVCKIGDLGLSKIKQRTLVSGGVRGTVPWMAPELLNSNSKNNLVTEKVDVYSFGIVMWELLTGEEPYANLRSEEIIVGIIKGSLRPEIPSWCDPTWKSLMERCWSSDPESRPPFSEISKELRAMSAAMNIK, encoded by the exons atgaCCTCCATGAAAGAACCACCTCTCTCTCGTGGCAAAAAGCCCACTACTACCAACCACACCCAGCAGCCCAAGAAGCTCAAGCTCGTCTGCAGCTTCAACGGCGCATTCCACCCCCGGCCGCCATCCGGGAAGCTCCGCTACATCGGCGGCGAGACCCGGATCATCTCCGTTGACCGGAACGTCGGGTTCTCCAAGCTCCGGTCGAAGATTGCCGGTCTCTCCCCCAACATTGCCTCCTTCATCATCAAGTACCAGCTCCCCGAATTAGGATCGAGCTCTGGCGCCGCCCCGCTTGTCCGCGTCGACTCCGACGACGACGTCCGACGCATGGTGGAAGCGTTCGAGAAGCTCGATTGCTACGGTAAGTCCGCCAGACTCTGGCTCTTTGTTTGTAGCAATAGCAATGGATATAGTAACGGAGTCGGACCGGGTCATGGGGTTGGGTCAGAGACCCGGACCCGGGTGGAGGGTGAGAAGGCGGCGGTTAAGAAACACGGCGATGAATCACTGAGGAAGATGGTGTTGAAGCAGCAATTGCTGGCCAAGCAATCGGGTTTGGTTCGTGGGTTTGGTTTTAGTGAGAGTGATATGGAGGTTGGTGGCTTGGGTGAGACTAGGAAACGTGAGGTGTATGAACCTCTGCTTATAGATTTAGACCCTGATCGTGATGAACCGAAAATGGGGGAGTTGAATTCTGCTCAGTTTTCAGTGGCTAGGTCTAATCCATTGAACCTTAGAGATGTGAATTTGAGGGTTGATCAAGCTTTGGGGAGGTCTGGTAGTCAGGTTTTGTGTAATGGGGTTGGACCGGCTGATCAGTCAGTCTCGGCAGTGCAGGGTTTGGAACCGGTGAATTACTCTGGTGTGAAGCCGGGGTGTAATGATTGTGATGTTAAGAAGGATGTGGGGAAGAATGGAATTGCTAACGTGAACAGAGAGAACATTATGCCTTGGGGAGCCAGTTGTAATTTAGTGAAGGATGGTTTGAGTTGTCATTCTTGTGGGGATTCTCCGCTGGAAACTGTGAATCCGTTGTATGCCGGTGATAGGGTGTGTGGTGGCTTAAATAGCAGCATTAGGAACCATAGGTTTGGTGCGAATGATACTGGACATCAGCGGTATAATCCATTTTGTGTTAGGAACCATAAGAGCAACACAGCTGAGATGGGGAACCATCTAACTGTTAGATTGGATGGGAGGCTTTCGACAAGGAAATGCTTCCTTGGACTTAGGCCACATATGAGCATTGCAAAGCAGGGGCAGTCTGTGAGAGTGTATCATCCCAATTCATGGAGGCATTATGCTGGTTTTTCGGAGGATGCATTGGCAGAAAGGGTGAGGATGATGAATTCTAGCTCAATCAAAGACAGGTCCTTGAGTGGTGTCCAACATACTAATCAGAAGCGAATTAAAGAGTATGGCCCTGGACGTTTACAGCACATGAATGTGAATCCCAAGGAATATTGCGTAGGTTATTATGGTGCGTTTACTAGAGTGGGTGATCAATCACTCTTGAACTGTGATGTTACTGACAATTTGTTTCCATCTGTGAGGACTATGGACACTCAGGAAAATCTCGTAACTGTTTCTAGTTTTGGAAAGTACGAAAGTGTTCATGGAGTGAGCAGCAAATGCGAGCCTATTCATCGTGATCTTGACAAGGAGACATGCCTGAAAGACATTGTGAACTGTCGTAACACCTCTGGCACTATTGATAATAAGTTGCCTAATGAGGAAACAGTCATCAATTCTTCAGGCAATTCTAAAAATGGCAGTAATGACATGCAAGATTCATATAATGGAGTAACATGTTCAGTGAATATTTCTTTGCGTAACCTTTCACTGTCCAAAGAAGTGGAAGGTCCTCAGCTCTCTTCTCATGCTAGCTGTGTGGTGACTTCTGATACCTTGCTAAAACCTCAAGATCTCAGGGATGAAGGACAATTTATCTTGGGTCCTCAAGTCAAGGAATCAAATAGAGTTGCATCTAATCCTTCATCCCAGAATTCAGCTAAGATAGAGAAATGCAGTGTGCATGTTGAGGAGGTCCGACAGGACCCTTCATCTAGTTTAAGCTTCACCGAGGAG GCCAACCATGGAGAAAGTCTTAATTACTCTAAAGTAATTGGTGGAACCTCCAACGATCTGGCTGCACTTTATACTCATCTAGCCACTCGAGAGCTACAG TGTTGTGTTCAACCTTTTCAGACTATCAAAAACTCTGACCTTGAGTTTATAAAAGAGCTTGGTTCGGGCACATATGGAACAGTTTACCATGGGAAATGGAAGGGGTCTAATGTTGCCATAAAAAAGATCAAGCCAAGTTGCTTTACAGATGGCGTATTGGAGGATCGATTG CTTGCTGACTTTTGGAAGGAAGCTCATATCTTAGGTCAACTTCACCATCCAAACGTTGTGGCATTCTATGGTGTAGTGACAGATGGACCAGTGACAAATTTGGCAACGGTGACAGAGTACATGGTGAATGGCTCCTTAAAACAAGTTTTGCGAAGGAAAGATCG CCAAAACCTTTACAGGACTATTGATCGTAGGAAGAGGTTGATATTAGCAATGGATGCAGCCTTTGGTATGGAATATCTTCACGAGAAGAGCATAGTCCATTTTGATTTGAAATCACATAACTTTCTAGTGAATATGAGGGATCCTCAGCGACCAGTGTGCAAG ATTGGTGATCTGGGATTATCAAAAATCAAGCAGAGGACACTCGTCTCTGGTGGCGTACGAGGCACCGTACCATGGATGGCCCCAGAACTTTTGAACAGCAACAGCAAGAACAATTTGGTGACGGAAAAA GTTGATGTATATTCATTTGGAATTGTTATGTGGGAACTGTTGACTGGGGAGGAGCCTTACGCAAACTTGCGCTCAGAGGAAATAATAG TTGGTATAATCAAAGGCAGTCTCCGTCCTGAAATACCAAGCTGGTGTGATCCAACATGGAAATCATTGATGGAGAGATGTTGGTCATCTGATCCAGAATCTAGGCCGCCCTtctcagaaatctcaaaggagTTGCGTGCAATGTCTGCTGCTATGAACATCAAGTGA